The Citrus sinensis cultivar Valencia sweet orange chromosome 4, DVS_A1.0, whole genome shotgun sequence DNA segment TTAATCAATGTACAAATTGCATCCTTCTCAATAGTCCACCTCCATTGCTGCTCCTGGGGCCCCAGCTCAGACAAAAAAATCGCATTCTGCATTTTCCCAAAAGCCTGATGCAAAGtctctttcaaaatattaatatcaGAACCCATCTGCTCAATCTTTTTGTGATCAATACCGCCATTCTTTTCCGCATCAATAACTTCATGCTCGATTTGCAAGACTTGTTGATCAACTGAATGCATCAACTCAGAAATTTCACTATCTCTATCCTCATCCCGACTTCCAGGACTGCTCATACTGAGCTCAGCGACACCATCGCTCTTTGTTCTTTCAAGCTCCACGTTAGCATTTTGCAAAGCAAccaattctttttccttcgCATCCAATGCTTGCCTAAGCTTCAACTCATTTTCGAACCTCTCCGTCAATTCCTTATCCTTTTCGCGGAGAGCCATTTCTGAATACTGAAGGCGACACTGGAGACggtctttaatttcttccaaGTCTGCCAGGACTTTTTCATGGCAGCTTTGAAACATGTTGTTGTCTGCATCCTCCTGGACAAATTTCATGCACCCTTCTAGCTGAATTACTGCAAGTTCATAGAATTTCGATATCTCATTCAAGCGCTGAATGACGCCATCTTTGGACTTTACTTTGCCGTGTGCTCTGTCCACGTCGCCATCATTGTTGCATCTGTTAAAGAAATTCTTAGTGTGCCTTCAAGCAATCCAAAAAGAccagccattttttttttctttttgtttggttCATCTATTGAAAATGAAGCAATAGAAATGTGAATGAGATCTTCTGTTTTTATGTTTCCTTGAAAATTGGAGATCTAATTGACTTGTTCTAACTTGTTACTTGTTACACATACGTTGAAGATGTGACCAGAGTTATTcctatatttcatttaaatactAATGCATATTAGCGTATATGCAAAGATAACAAGGAATTGACAATTTTAGGGAACTCACGTtaattttttacctttttttaatagaattttttaacattcaaTCAATAGGATTTGTTGTAAATTTGAAGGTTATGAGACCTTTATTACTTGAAATGACTGGTTTGTCCTTCGTTTCCTTCGAGAGCCCGAAAAGTTCTAAACGTTCAACACTCaagtcaatatttttttttttggtcttaaccacgaggtatcccggggagggccccaactatgggaggcacctttaaaTCCGTACCATaacccagactagaagtccccACTTGAACCGAGAGACACaagttctcccaacaaaggcgacttTCCTGCGACTtgaactggggagcaaactCAATTAAACCACCTAAGGGTGACTCTattgccagtggagccaacactttgttggtaaCGCTCAAGCCAATATAGACGGTTAAGATGTCCTcctcaattaatttgaaaggaaaattaCAGATAATATGTATGGTTTGATGAAGGAGCAAAGGAACATTAAAAAGGTGTAATTAACATTGCCAACGAACGTGCCCAGCATTAATTTATGAGCGCTGCTATTCACCCCGATTTTAACCTCGAAACACGCCCCGAATTttaaaacgcaccgttttgataaaattgaaaacggtGCGTTTAACCCATGTTTCttcctttcctttcttttGCCAAACCACAGAAACGGACCTTTGCTTCCTTTTCGTTTAATCCTATCATCTTGTGGTCACTGCCGCTGCTGCTTCCTTCAAGACCGAGCTCTCTGCCGCTACTGCTTTCTTCAAGACCGAGCTCTCTAAGCCCCTCACTGCCGATTTTAACCTTTGCTTCCTTTTGGCTTCACGATCTAGAAGCCATCGCCGCTTCCTTCAAGGTCGCTGCCGCTGCTGCTTCCTTCAAGACCGAGCTCTCTACCGCTGCTGCTTCCTTCAAGACCGAGCTCTCTGCCGCTCCTGCTTTCTTCAAGACCGAGCTCTCTAAGCCCCTCACTACCGATTTTGACCTTTGCTTCCTTTTGGTTTCACCATCCTGAAGCCATCGTGGCTTCCTTCAAGGCAGTTTGCTCTctctaaataatttcaataagtttaaatttatttttaaacatttaaataatttcatataaatttatttttaattaatacaaattaatttcatgtatCGTTAAATGTTCCTTCAAGACTCCATTGTGTTTGCTGCTGATTGTGTTTGTGTGTTACTGGTGCTGGAATTATCTTGCGGCTGATTGTGTTTTTGTGTTACTGGTGCTTGAATTGTTGCTGGTGGAAGTGTAACTGGTGCTGGAATTGTCTCAGCTGCATGATTTTGCTGGGGCCAAATCCGGTTGATGACATTCTCTTTTGTTGCGGCTGCATGTTGTAGATATATTTCCCGCTAAAGGGGCATGTGCCACCAGAAAGATTGTTGAAGCATTTGaatgttttcttgtattttagtTTAGTGTATGATGACTCTGTATCGTGCAATGATCATGATTCTTTCTATCACTAAAGAAGATAAAGAATCATGATCATAAAATCTAAGTATTACGAATGCAATCTTCATCGCAATTGAACATTGTAGGACTATTTTCTAAAGTTGAATGAAATCAACATATTCACGCATACAGCccagcaaaagaaaatttcgCTCAATGAAAACCGACGCCAATGCTTTGGCTGAAGAAACAACGTCCAAGTTCATTCAAATAATCCTAAATCCGCAATTATTTAATCTACCCCCAGCGCAAGTTAAAGCAACAAAACTTCACATCCACTCTCATTTAACACTCAATACCCTGTCTCAGCATTTTGTCAATCACCTTCCATCCACCATGGTTCAGCAAGCTTGCAAACAGAATGCCATCAAATGCGGCTGTGTTCTGCCGATGAAGGATGCTGACAGAATAATGTGGGGGAGTGCTGCACTCATTGAGGAAAGAAGCTATAAGAGAATTGGCAGCATCtcatatatcatttaattctttgcATGTCTAAGAATGCCACTTGATAGCAAAGTGATAAATATTTACTTGAGCAAGCAAGTAAAAGCAGCACTGAgctcataataaataaataaattaattaattagaggTTCGATCAGAGCATCAAGCAAAAAGTTGGAAATTCTGAGCAGAAAGCTGTGGTTCACGCGCAAATAGAAAGACAAACAGAATGCTCACGTGCTGCACAGCTGGAATAGTATTGAAGCAAAgcaaaacgcaccgtttttGTCAAAATTCGGGGCCCGAATTCGGGGCTAATGTCGGGTTAAGTAGCTTTTCCCTTTCCtaatttattagttgtttCAAATAAAGCATGCACTTGGCATACTATAATTGGTTGTTTCCTACAGCGGCCACTACAGATCTCATTAGGCGCCAGAATCTAACTCAGCGGCAGGGCGCGAACCATCACTGCCCTTGGCAGCGCGTGAGGCTCTTTCTCTCAGCCACTCCACCACCTCTCCAGAAACCAACTCAACGTTCTGCTCAGGCTCGGCAATCAGCTGATGCCACGTGCCTGGATAAATCCTCAGCGCCTTATCCTTACTGGCTGCATGTTTATACAACTCTTCAACGCAGGCGGGATCGCAAACGACGTCGTCTTCCTCTTGGGGCTCATTGAGTACTTTTTATACTCAAATCCCTTGCAAATCCCTCGACACGCGTAAAAACTCCAGCACGGTTGCCGCACGCGGCCTTGGCACCG contains these protein-coding regions:
- the LOC102629567 gene encoding LOW QUALITY PROTEIN: caffeoylshikimate esterase-like (The sequence of the model RefSeq protein was modified relative to this genomic sequence to represent the inferred CDS: substituted 2 bases at 2 genomic stop codons) — encoded protein: YVILRHAPDLPAFLYSESLGGAIALYFTLRPTGAWDGLILNGAMCGISQKFKPPWPFEHLLFTVVWLVPSWRVGPTHGSLPMVSFKEEWRRKLVLSSPRRSVPRPRAATVLEFLRVSRDLQGIXVXKVLNEPQEEDDVVCDPACVEELYKHAASKDKALRIYPGTWHQLIAEPEQNVELVSGEVVEWLRERASRAAKGSDGSRPAAELDSGA